Proteins encoded within one genomic window of Mesorhizobium sp. AR10:
- a CDS encoding DUF1236 domain-containing protein, with the protein MKRILFPAVAGALVAMSGVALADTAVKAVADLNVRAGPGPQYPVIGVLTAGQSATLNGCIENSKWCTIAEANGQGWVYSDYVTADFGGSQVVLTRRPADAGITVVTAPEDGNDYPDTYTGAIIAADPMDPIDRPPAEVRTYVDTNRLEPVYLDGEVVTGATLPDTVELREIPDYNYRYVYVNGQPALVDPETRRIMYVVR; encoded by the coding sequence ATGAAACGCATACTGTTTCCGGCCGTCGCCGGGGCGCTCGTTGCCATGTCGGGCGTTGCCTTGGCCGATACGGCCGTCAAGGCTGTTGCCGATCTTAACGTGCGCGCCGGCCCCGGTCCGCAATACCCGGTCATAGGCGTGCTGACTGCCGGCCAGTCGGCGACCCTCAATGGCTGCATCGAAAACAGCAAGTGGTGCACCATCGCCGAAGCCAACGGCCAGGGCTGGGTCTATTCCGACTATGTGACGGCCGATTTCGGTGGCAGTCAGGTCGTTCTGACACGCCGCCCGGCCGACGCCGGGATCACCGTCGTTACTGCACCCGAAGACGGCAACGATTATCCCGACACCTATACCGGGGCGATCATAGCCGCCGATCCCATGGATCCCATCGACAGGCCGCCAGCCGAAGTCCGCACCTATGTCGACACCAATCGGCTCGAACCTGTCTATCTCGACGGCGAGGTGGTTACGGGTGCAACCTTGCCCGACACCGTCGAGCTGCGCGAAATTCCGGACTATAACTACCGCTATGTCTATGTGAACGGTCAGCCGGCGCTGGTCGATCCGGAGACACGGCGCATCATGTACGTGGTGCGTTGA
- a CDS encoding argininosuccinate synthase, with protein sequence MSKAKNVKKVVLAYSGGLDTSIILKWLQTELGAEVVTFTADLGQGGELEPARRKAEMMGIKDIRVVDVREEFVADFVFPMFRANAVYEGTYLLGTSIARPLISKHLVEIARETGADAIAHGATGKGNDQVRFELSAYALNPDIKVIAPWRDWSFKSRTDLINFAEQHQIPVPKDKKGNAPFSVDANLLHSSSEGKVLEDPWVEPPEFVHQRTVSPMDAPDKVTEIEIEFLKGDPIALNGKKLSPATMLAALNDLGRDNGIGRLDLVENRFVGMKSRGVYETPGGTILIAAHRAIESITLDRGAAHLKDELMPRYAELIYNGFWFAPERLMLQAMIDKSQEDVEGTVRLKLYKGNVMVNGRKSKKTLYSDALVTFEDDRGAYDQKDAAGFIRLNALRLRTLAARNRKK encoded by the coding sequence ATGTCCAAAGCAAAGAACGTCAAGAAGGTCGTGCTCGCCTATTCCGGCGGCCTCGACACCTCCATCATCCTGAAATGGCTGCAGACCGAACTCGGCGCCGAAGTCGTCACCTTCACCGCCGACCTCGGCCAGGGTGGCGAACTGGAGCCGGCACGGCGCAAGGCCGAGATGATGGGCATCAAGGACATCCGCGTCGTCGATGTGCGCGAGGAATTCGTTGCCGACTTCGTCTTTCCGATGTTCCGCGCCAATGCCGTCTATGAGGGCACCTATTTGCTCGGCACCTCGATCGCCCGGCCGCTGATCTCCAAGCATCTGGTCGAGATCGCCAGGGAAACCGGCGCCGATGCGATTGCCCATGGCGCCACCGGCAAGGGCAACGACCAGGTCCGCTTCGAGCTTTCGGCCTATGCGCTGAACCCCGACATCAAGGTTATCGCGCCCTGGCGCGACTGGTCGTTCAAATCGCGCACCGATTTGATCAACTTCGCCGAGCAGCACCAGATCCCGGTGCCGAAGGACAAGAAAGGCAACGCGCCGTTCTCGGTCGACGCCAACCTTCTGCATTCTTCCTCCGAGGGCAAGGTGCTGGAGGATCCGTGGGTGGAGCCGCCGGAGTTCGTCCACCAGCGCACCGTCTCGCCGATGGACGCCCCGGACAAAGTCACCGAGATCGAGATCGAATTCCTCAAGGGCGATCCGATTGCGCTCAACGGCAAGAAACTGTCACCGGCAACGATGCTGGCCGCACTCAACGATCTCGGCCGCGACAATGGCATCGGCCGGCTCGACCTGGTCGAGAACCGCTTCGTCGGCATGAAATCGCGCGGCGTCTACGAGACCCCCGGCGGCACCATCCTGATCGCCGCCCACCGCGCCATCGAATCGATCACGCTCGACCGCGGCGCCGCCCACCTCAAGGACGAGCTCATGCCGCGCTATGCCGAGCTGATCTACAACGGCTTCTGGTTCGCGCCCGAGCGGTTGATGCTGCAGGCGATGATCGACAAGAGCCAGGAAGATGTCGAAGGCACGGTGCGGCTCAAGCTCTACAAGGGCAACGTCATGGTCAACGGCCGCAAGTCGAAGAAGACGCTCTATTCCGATGCGCTGGTCACCTTCGAGGACGATCGCGGCGCTTACGACCAGAAGGATGCCGCCGGCTTCATCCGCCTCAACGCGCTGCGGCTGAGGACGCTGGCCGCACGCAACCGCAAGAAATAG
- a CDS encoding CPBP family intramembrane glutamic endopeptidase — translation MISDPTAFERYRNTPNDKTTLPRLLLGAAIVCLFWVAITLAVLLGGTYVFIIWQASMGGDPLAGGAVQNFLASPPGILTALASFGGIWLGLLVAMRWIHREPLLALIGTSRRVSRDGFVKGLAAVLITSLLSEILLYCLQPEIARGAISMSSWLLFLIPIVALTLLQISSEEALFRGYLLRGLANRFSSPFVWALLPGLLFTSMHWSSASSAAINACVLASIAAFALLLTLLVCVTGNLGAAFGAHLGNNLTGFLLISHQESYNSFALFNAKPLEGAGWTTSDAVLIAVIGIVCSLLTIVLLLHPRSPLKVEADVSIAGGPG, via the coding sequence GTGATATCAGATCCGACCGCCTTCGAGCGCTACCGAAACACTCCCAACGACAAGACGACCCTGCCGCGACTGCTGCTCGGGGCGGCGATCGTCTGTCTGTTCTGGGTCGCAATAACCTTGGCCGTGCTGCTCGGCGGCACCTATGTCTTCATCATTTGGCAAGCCTCAATGGGAGGCGACCCGCTGGCAGGCGGGGCCGTGCAGAATTTTCTGGCCTCGCCGCCAGGGATTCTCACCGCGCTTGCCTCGTTCGGCGGCATCTGGCTCGGCCTGTTGGTTGCCATGCGCTGGATCCATCGCGAGCCCCTGTTGGCCTTGATCGGCACCAGCCGCCGCGTTTCGCGCGATGGCTTCGTGAAGGGTCTGGCCGCGGTGCTGATCACGTCGCTGTTGTCCGAGATCCTGCTCTATTGCCTGCAGCCCGAGATCGCGCGCGGTGCGATCAGCATGTCGTCATGGCTGCTGTTCCTGATCCCGATTGTTGCTTTGACCCTGCTGCAGATATCGTCCGAGGAAGCGCTTTTCCGCGGCTATCTCTTGCGGGGTCTCGCCAACCGGTTCAGCAGCCCCTTTGTCTGGGCCCTGCTGCCGGGACTGTTGTTCACCTCGATGCATTGGAGTTCGGCCTCGTCGGCCGCCATCAATGCTTGCGTGCTGGCCTCCATCGCCGCCTTCGCGTTGTTGCTGACGCTTCTGGTCTGCGTGACCGGCAACCTCGGCGCGGCCTTCGGCGCCCATCTCGGCAACAATTTGACCGGGTTCCTGCTGATCTCGCATCAGGAGAGCTACAATTCCTTTGCCCTGTTCAACGCCAAGCCGCTCGAAGGCGCCGGCTGGACGACATCGGATGCCGTCCTCATCGCCGTGATCGGCATCGTCTGCAGCCTGCTGACGATCGTGCTGCTGCTGCATCCGCGCTCGCCGCTGAAGGTCGAGGCGGATGTCTCCATCGCCGGCGGTCCAGGCTGA
- a CDS encoding putative zinc-binding metallopeptidase, translating to MKLFDCPHCGHRLYFENAQCLNCASLVLYDPEHARFALSGVDGVFQCTNAEECACNWMAEPGQAFCRACVLNQLIPNLSVDGNRRRWIRVEAAKKRAIYSLLAFGLPVVPKQNPGDEVGLAFDFLADPIGGGPGGERILTGHDNGLITLNVAEADSAEREKRRVEMGENYRTLLGHFRHELGHYFWDRLIRDDPQRLVAFRALFGDDRDDYEQALTTYYANGAAPDWQQGHISAYATSHPWEDWAETWAHHLHITDTLEMVHALNFPLGRLETVEDNILPLGDTGGRLQAAPSEPAAAPEPFENILARWLVLSEASNSINRCMGLPDLYPFVISDVTAQKLAFVHELLTDLPKEAGTNREPARAF from the coding sequence ATGAAGCTGTTCGACTGCCCACATTGCGGCCACCGCCTCTATTTCGAGAACGCCCAGTGCCTGAACTGCGCCAGCCTGGTGCTCTACGATCCCGAGCATGCGCGCTTTGCGCTGTCGGGCGTCGACGGCGTCTTCCAGTGCACCAATGCCGAAGAATGCGCCTGCAACTGGATGGCGGAGCCGGGTCAGGCCTTTTGCCGCGCCTGTGTGCTGAACCAGCTGATCCCCAATCTTTCCGTCGATGGCAACCGCCGTCGCTGGATCCGCGTCGAGGCGGCAAAGAAACGCGCCATCTATTCGCTACTCGCCTTTGGATTGCCGGTCGTGCCCAAGCAGAACCCGGGCGACGAGGTCGGCCTCGCCTTCGACTTCCTTGCCGATCCGATCGGCGGTGGTCCGGGTGGCGAGCGCATCCTGACCGGCCACGACAACGGCCTGATCACGCTCAACGTCGCCGAAGCTGATTCGGCCGAGCGCGAAAAGCGGCGGGTCGAGATGGGCGAGAATTATCGCACTTTGCTCGGTCATTTCCGCCACGAGCTCGGCCACTATTTCTGGGATCGCCTGATCCGCGACGACCCGCAGAGGCTTGTCGCCTTCCGCGCGCTGTTCGGCGACGACCGCGACGACTACGAGCAGGCGCTGACGACCTACTACGCCAACGGTGCCGCGCCAGATTGGCAGCAGGGCCACATCTCGGCCTATGCGACGTCCCATCCATGGGAGGACTGGGCCGAGACCTGGGCGCACCATCTGCACATCACCGACACGCTGGAGATGGTGCATGCGCTGAATTTTCCGCTCGGCCGGCTGGAGACCGTGGAAGACAATATTCTGCCGCTGGGCGACACCGGCGGCCGGTTGCAGGCGGCGCCGTCGGAACCTGCCGCCGCGCCCGAGCCCTTTGAAAATATTCTCGCCCGCTGGTTGGTGCTGTCGGAGGCGTCCAACTCGATCAACCGCTGCATGGGCCTGCCCGACCTCTACCCCTTCGTCATCTCGGACGTGACGGCGCAAAAACTCGCCTTCGTCCACGAGCTTTTGACCGACTTGCCGAAAGAAGCTGGAACAAATCGTGAGCCGGCAAGGGCATTTTAG
- a CDS encoding chorismate mutase, with product MNEEKDMADARTVLADYRASIDNIDAALIHMLAERFRCTKAVGVLKAAHGLPPADPAREQQQIARLRQLAKDAHLDPDFAEKFLNFVVREVIRHHEQIAASNGVTKTG from the coding sequence ATGAACGAGGAAAAGGACATGGCCGACGCGCGCACCGTTCTGGCCGACTATCGCGCCTCGATCGACAACATCGACGCAGCACTCATCCACATGCTGGCCGAGCGCTTCCGCTGCACCAAGGCGGTTGGCGTGTTGAAGGCCGCGCATGGCCTGCCGCCGGCCGATCCGGCACGCGAGCAGCAGCAGATCGCCCGCCTTCGCCAGCTGGCGAAGGATGCCCATCTCGACCCGGATTTCGCGGAGAAATTCCTCAACTTCGTCGTCCGCGAAGTGATCAGACACCACGAACAGATCGCCGCTTCCAACGGCGTGACGAAAACCGGCTGA
- a CDS encoding LysE family translocator, with protein sequence MSFIPDTATLIQFAIATVILAITPGPDMTLFVSRTLSQGRATGFASMAGALCGTLIHTMLVVVGVSALIVASPMAFFVLKIFGAGYLVFLAWQAITKGSAFSPEKKTGPEISLFRSWVAGLGVNLLNPKIILFFMTFLPQFVSAHDPNAPGKLFFLGVMFIVLSIPVTAPIVLAADKFSAAMKTSPRVTRVVDYLFAGVFSAFALKILTAQAK encoded by the coding sequence ATGTCCTTCATTCCCGACACCGCCACGCTGATCCAGTTCGCCATCGCCACCGTCATTCTGGCGATCACGCCGGGGCCTGACATGACGCTGTTCGTCTCACGCACGCTGAGCCAGGGCCGCGCCACCGGCTTTGCCTCGATGGCGGGTGCGCTGTGCGGCACGCTGATCCACACCATGTTGGTGGTGGTCGGGGTCTCGGCGCTGATCGTCGCCTCGCCGATGGCCTTTTTCGTGCTCAAGATCTTCGGCGCCGGCTATCTGGTTTTCCTGGCGTGGCAAGCGATCACCAAGGGATCGGCCTTTTCGCCTGAGAAGAAAACCGGACCCGAGATTTCGCTGTTCCGCAGTTGGGTGGCGGGGCTCGGCGTCAATCTGCTCAACCCGAAGATCATCCTGTTCTTCATGACATTCCTGCCGCAATTCGTCTCGGCGCATGACCCGAACGCGCCGGGAAAACTGTTCTTCCTTGGCGTGATGTTCATCGTGCTGTCGATCCCGGTGACGGCGCCGATCGTGTTGGCAGCGGACAAATTCTCGGCGGCGATGAAGACCAGCCCGCGGGTGACGCGGGTGGTCGACTATTTGTTCGCCGGGGTGTTTTCGGCCTTCGCGCTCAAGATCCTGACGGCCCAGGCGAAATAG
- a CDS encoding glycosyltransferase: MRITLVASGVIPSKGYGGTERQVDWLASELVRLGHRVVLVARTGSSHPLCEVRQASTEAQCRAAIPADTHIVHFNGWYLEVPYPTLNTEHGYTPNDPRTHPNWNFVSASHARNHGRETFVYNGFPTDSYPLASLKNDRLLFLAGIARAGKNLNRAVDLARKFDFPLDIAGGSRWKLLMRSQVRRDRVFFRSLGPRYRFHGVVGGDQKLRLLGEAKAFLNPIAWEEPFGMAPVEAMLCGTPVLTTPRGALPEIVDGDTGLFFDTDAEFAAALGAIAGFSPQRCRDSAADRFPIARTAKGYLDLYARILDGEALA, encoded by the coding sequence ATGCGCATCACGCTGGTGGCGAGCGGGGTGATCCCCAGCAAGGGCTATGGCGGCACCGAGCGTCAGGTCGACTGGCTGGCGAGCGAACTGGTCCGCCTCGGTCACCGCGTCGTGCTGGTCGCCCGCACCGGCTCGAGCCATCCGCTTTGCGAGGTGCGGCAGGCATCGACCGAAGCACAATGCCGGGCTGCCATTCCGGCGGACACCCACATCGTCCATTTCAACGGCTGGTATCTCGAGGTTCCCTACCCGACCCTCAACACCGAGCACGGCTATACCCCAAACGACCCCCGGACGCATCCGAACTGGAATTTCGTCAGCGCCAGCCACGCGCGCAACCACGGCAGGGAGACCTTCGTCTATAACGGCTTTCCGACGGATTCCTATCCGCTGGCCAGCCTGAAGAACGACCGCCTGCTGTTCCTCGCCGGCATCGCGCGCGCCGGCAAGAACCTCAATCGCGCCGTCGACCTCGCCAGGAAATTCGATTTTCCGCTCGATATCGCCGGTGGCTCGCGTTGGAAACTGCTGATGCGCAGCCAGGTCCGGCGCGACCGCGTCTTCTTCAGGAGTCTTGGACCGCGCTACCGCTTCCATGGCGTCGTCGGCGGCGACCAGAAGCTGCGCCTGCTGGGCGAGGCAAAGGCCTTCCTCAACCCGATCGCCTGGGAAGAGCCGTTCGGCATGGCGCCGGTCGAGGCCATGCTGTGCGGAACGCCGGTGCTGACCACCCCGCGCGGTGCCCTGCCCGAGATCGTCGACGGTGACACCGGGCTGTTCTTCGACACTGACGCCGAGTTCGCCGCCGCCCTCGGCGCGATCGCTGGCTTTTCGCCGCAACGCTGCCGGGACTCGGCCGCCGACCGGTTCCCGATCGCCCGCACCGCGAAGGGCTATCTCGATCTCTACGCGCGAATCCTCGACGGTGAAGCGCTGGCTTGA
- a CDS encoding flavin monoamine oxidase family protein, whose amino-acid sequence MNDVDVVIIGAGSAGLSAARTLRAAGLSFKLLEAVGRVGGRAWTSDQHFGVPFDIGCAWLHAADRNPYFPEAQAAGWTLHHHDMNVDHLYYRQRKASEAEEADMKAADARLFELVAGHQAKEGDDDRLSALLARGHAPRAAATFAGPMDFGADEDEISIRDFQAAADLDPNYFSKEGFGALVARFGADLPVELSTPVRKILWDVPGVACVTDRGTIRARAVIVTASPAVLAFEEIEFSPVLPDTHFGAFFDLPMGMLTKLPVEIRGTRLGLQPFDDLLIERLARHDIYFLCFPFDLDLMVGFVGGDFAWEMSAAGEAAGVDFVVDRLCAIFGTDTRKHVARAMMTNWGGERFVRGAYAAARPGRSEARATLMQPVADKIYFAGEHLAGPLIQTCGGARLSGESVARQVVAQLAAK is encoded by the coding sequence ATGAATGACGTTGATGTCGTGATCATCGGCGCCGGTTCGGCGGGGCTTTCGGCCGCCAGAACCCTGCGCGCGGCCGGCCTTTCCTTCAAACTGCTGGAAGCCGTGGGCCGCGTCGGCGGTCGCGCCTGGACCAGCGACCAGCATTTCGGCGTGCCCTTCGATATCGGCTGCGCCTGGTTGCACGCGGCCGACCGCAATCCCTACTTTCCCGAGGCGCAAGCTGCCGGCTGGACGCTCCACCATCACGATATGAATGTCGATCATCTCTATTACCGCCAGCGCAAGGCAAGCGAGGCCGAAGAGGCCGACATGAAGGCGGCCGATGCGCGGCTGTTCGAACTGGTTGCGGGCCATCAGGCGAAGGAGGGAGACGACGATCGGCTCTCGGCGCTGCTCGCCAGGGGCCATGCGCCGCGCGCCGCCGCCACCTTCGCCGGACCGATGGATTTCGGCGCCGACGAGGACGAGATATCGATCCGCGACTTCCAGGCCGCCGCCGACCTCGACCCGAACTACTTCAGCAAGGAGGGCTTCGGCGCCCTGGTTGCCCGCTTCGGCGCCGATCTGCCGGTTGAGCTGTCGACGCCGGTCCGCAAGATCCTGTGGGATGTGCCTGGGGTCGCCTGCGTCACCGATCGCGGCACCATTCGCGCCAGGGCGGTCATCGTCACCGCCTCGCCGGCGGTGCTGGCCTTCGAGGAGATCGAGTTCTCGCCGGTTCTGCCCGACACGCATTTTGGCGCCTTCTTCGACCTGCCGATGGGCATGCTGACCAAGCTGCCGGTCGAAATCAGGGGAACAAGGCTGGGGTTGCAGCCCTTCGACGATCTGTTGATCGAGCGGCTGGCCAGGCACGACATCTATTTCCTCTGCTTTCCTTTCGACCTCGACCTGATGGTCGGCTTCGTCGGCGGCGATTTCGCCTGGGAGATGTCGGCGGCCGGCGAAGCGGCAGGCGTCGACTTCGTCGTCGACCGTCTCTGCGCCATTTTCGGCACCGACACGAGAAAGCATGTCGCACGCGCCATGATGACCAATTGGGGCGGCGAGCGCTTCGTGCGTGGCGCCTATGCGGCGGCCCGCCCGGGACGTTCGGAGGCCCGCGCCACGCTGATGCAGCCGGTGGCGGACAAGATCTACTTCGCCGGCGAGCATCTGGCTGGCCCGCTGATCCAGACCTGCGGCGGCGCAAGGTTGTCGGGTGAGAGCGTGGCGCGGCAGGTCGTTGCCCAGCTTGCGGCGAAATAG
- a CDS encoding lytic transglycosylase domain-containing protein — translation MAFLAKGKIFVAAVVAVLALGTGAQAASCGKNSAGFEAWKQEFAAEAQGNGVGPKGLAALAGAKYATKTISVDRAIHKAFSGSVEAFMKRRGAATIISKGRSLKKSNAALFDKIERNYGVSPGVLLAIWGMETGFGSSLGNQNTVSAILTLAYDCRRPGFFYPHAIAALKLVDRGALTASSVGAAHGEIGHTQFLPGNVLKYGVGNGNLRDKATALASTANFLKGHGWQAGASAEANIGAIAGWNSASVYQQAIARIATAIDGD, via the coding sequence ATGGCATTTCTTGCCAAGGGAAAGATTTTCGTCGCCGCGGTGGTGGCGGTGCTTGCGCTGGGGACGGGCGCGCAAGCGGCCAGCTGTGGCAAGAACAGTGCCGGCTTCGAGGCTTGGAAGCAGGAGTTTGCCGCGGAGGCCCAGGGCAACGGCGTAGGCCCGAAGGGTCTGGCCGCCCTGGCTGGCGCCAAATACGCAACAAAGACGATCTCCGTCGACCGCGCCATCCACAAGGCTTTCAGCGGCTCGGTGGAAGCTTTCATGAAGCGCCGTGGCGCGGCCACGATCATTTCCAAGGGCCGTTCGCTGAAGAAGTCGAACGCGGCGCTGTTCGACAAGATCGAACGGAACTACGGCGTGTCCCCGGGTGTGTTGCTCGCCATCTGGGGCATGGAGACCGGCTTCGGTTCCTCCTTGGGCAACCAGAATACGGTCTCTGCCATTCTAACGCTTGCCTATGATTGCCGCCGCCCGGGGTTCTTTTACCCGCATGCCATTGCAGCCCTGAAGCTGGTTGACCGCGGAGCATTGACCGCATCGTCGGTCGGCGCTGCGCATGGGGAGATTGGCCATACGCAGTTCCTGCCTGGAAATGTCTTGAAGTATGGCGTCGGCAACGGAAATCTGCGCGACAAGGCCACTGCCTTGGCTTCCACCGCCAACTTCCTCAAGGGTCATGGTTGGCAGGCGGGTGCGAGCGCGGAGGCGAATATCGGTGCAATTGCCGGCTGGAATTCCGCGAGTGTCTATCAACAGGCCATCGCCCGCATCGCCACGGCGATCGATGGCGACTGA
- the ffh gene encoding signal recognition particle protein, protein MFESLQERLGSILNGLTGRGALSEADVSAALREVRRALLEADVALEVVRSFTDKVREKAIGAAVVKSIKPGQMVVKIVHDELVEMLGAEGVAIDLNAPAPVVIMMVGLQGSGKTTTSAKIAKRLTERQNKKVLMASLDTRRPAAQEQLRQLGEQVKVATLPIVEGQIPVDIARRAVQAAKLGGHDVVILDTAGRTHIDEPLMVEMADIKKVSSPHEILLVADSLTGQDAVNLAKSFDERVGITGLVLTRMDGDGRGGAALSMRAVTGKPIKLIGTGEKMDGLEEFHPKRIADRILGMGDIVSLVEKAAENIDAEQAAAMAKKMQSGKFDLNDLAGQLQQMSKMGGMGGIMGMMPGMGKMKDQMAAAGLDDKMFGRQLAIISSMTKAERANPDMLKHSRKKRIAAGSGTDAAEINKLLKMHRGMADMMKAMGGKGKGGGLMRGMMGGLAQKMGIGGMMPGMGGPGGLGGGMMGGGMPDLSKMDPKQLEALQKQAQAAGLGGMKGPPGGLPGGGLPGLPGGMKLPGGLPGLGGGGLPGLGKKK, encoded by the coding sequence ATGTTTGAATCGCTACAGGAACGTCTTGGTTCGATCCTGAACGGCCTCACCGGCCGCGGCGCGCTGTCGGAGGCGGATGTCTCGGCGGCGCTGCGCGAGGTCCGCCGTGCGCTGCTCGAGGCCGACGTGGCGCTGGAAGTGGTGCGCTCCTTCACCGACAAGGTGCGCGAGAAGGCCATCGGCGCCGCCGTGGTGAAGTCGATCAAGCCCGGCCAGATGGTCGTCAAGATCGTCCATGACGAGCTGGTCGAAATGCTCGGCGCCGAAGGCGTCGCCATCGACCTCAATGCGCCAGCTCCGGTCGTCATCATGATGGTCGGCCTGCAGGGCTCCGGCAAGACGACGACCTCGGCCAAGATCGCCAAGCGTCTCACCGAGCGTCAGAACAAGAAGGTTCTGATGGCCTCGCTCGACACGCGGCGCCCCGCCGCGCAAGAGCAGCTCCGCCAGCTCGGCGAGCAGGTCAAGGTGGCGACGCTGCCGATCGTCGAGGGCCAGATACCGGTCGACATCGCGCGGCGCGCCGTGCAGGCGGCCAAGCTCGGCGGCCATGACGTCGTCATTCTCGACACCGCCGGCCGCACCCATATCGACGAGCCGCTGATGGTCGAGATGGCCGACATCAAGAAGGTGTCGTCGCCGCACGAGATCCTGCTGGTTGCCGATTCACTGACCGGCCAGGATGCCGTCAACCTGGCGAAAAGCTTCGACGAGCGTGTCGGCATCACCGGCCTTGTGCTGACCCGCATGGACGGCGACGGCCGCGGCGGTGCTGCCCTTTCCATGCGCGCCGTCACCGGCAAGCCGATCAAGCTGATCGGTACCGGCGAGAAAATGGATGGGCTGGAGGAATTCCACCCCAAGCGTATCGCCGACCGCATCCTCGGCATGGGCGATATTGTCTCGCTGGTCGAAAAGGCCGCCGAAAACATCGACGCCGAGCAGGCGGCGGCGATGGCCAAGAAGATGCAGTCGGGCAAGTTCGACCTCAACGACCTCGCCGGCCAGCTTCAGCAGATGTCGAAGATGGGCGGTATGGGCGGCATCATGGGCATGATGCCCGGCATGGGCAAGATGAAGGACCAGATGGCCGCCGCCGGTCTCGACGACAAGATGTTCGGCCGCCAGCTCGCCATCATCTCGTCGATGACCAAGGCCGAGCGCGCCAACCCGGACATGCTGAAACACTCGCGCAAGAAGCGCATCGCCGCCGGCTCCGGCACCGATGCGGCCGAGATCAACAAGCTGCTGAAAATGCACCGCGGCATGGCCGACATGATGAAGGCGATGGGCGGCAAGGGCAAAGGCGGTGGCCTCATGCGCGGCATGATGGGCGGGCTGGCCCAGAAGATGGGCATCGGCGGCATGATGCCCGGCATGGGCGGCCCAGGCGGCCTGGGTGGCGGCATGATGGGCGGCGGCATGCCCGACCTGTCGAAGATGGACCCCAAGCAGCTCGAAGCCTTGCAGAAGCAGGCGCAGGCGGCCGGTCTCGGCGGTATGAAGGGCCCACCCGGCGGTCTTCCCGGCGGCGGCCTGCCCGGATTGCCCGGCGGCATGAAGCTTCCCGGTGGACTGCCGGGCCTGGGCGGCGGCGGACTGCCCGGCCTCGGCAAGAAGAAGTGA